The Streptomyces sp. NBC_01298 genome contains the following window.
GGTGAGACCCTCCAGGGGCTGATCGCCGCGACCGCGAAGAAGGACAGCGGACTGGCCGAGCCCGTGGCCCAGGCCATCAACCACCTCGCCAAGAGCGGCCAGTACCCGCAGCTCCTCACCGCCTGGAACCTCTCCAACGAGGCCGTGCCCACCTCCCAGGTGAACCCGCCCGGGCTGCCCACGACCAACTCCTGACCCCGCGGCCGCCGTCCCCGGCCCTGTCAGGCACCCCACGGAAGGAGGGCTGCGCCGCCATGCCCACCACCAGCACCACCAGCACCACCAGCACCAGTCCGGCTCCCAGCCACGTGACCCCGGCGCCCCCGGTGGCCCCGCACGTCCTCGACAACCCGGCCTGGGCCTCGCTGTCCGGCGCGCACGCGGCCTTCGCCGTGCGGGCCGGCGCCCACGCCGCCCGCTACGAACCGGACGTCGCCGTCTTCTCCGCGATCGCGGATCCGGCCGACGCCCGCTCCTGGGAAGGGCTGCGCTCCCTGGCCGGCCCCGGCGGGACCGTCTCGCTCTCCGGGGTCCTGACCCCACCCCCCGGCTGGGAGACCGTCTGGTCGGGGCGGGGGGTCCAACTGGTCGACACCTCGCTGGGCGCCGAGCCCGCCCCCGAGGCGGTGCGGCTCGGGGCGGCGGACGTGCCCGAGGTCCTGGAGCTGATCGAGCTGACGAAGCCGGGGCCCTTCCTGCCCCGCACCATCGAGCTGGGCACGTACCTGGGCATCCGCCACCGGGGCCGGCTGGTCGCCATGGCCGGGGAGCGGCTGCGCCCGCCCGGCTGGACGGAGATCAGCGCCGTCTGCACCCATCCCGGCTTCCGCGGCAGGGGGCTGGCGACGCGGCTGGTCCGCGCCGTCGCGGCGGGCATCCGGGACCGGGGAGACGTGCCGTTCCTGCACACGGCCGCCGAGAACACCGATGCGGTACGCCTCTACGAGTCGATCGGTTTCACCGTGCGCCACCGGCCCTTCTTCCTGGCCTTCCGGGCGCCCGGCGGTGCGGATGATATCGCCGCCACACGCATTTAACAGTGCCGCATTCCTTTTCACACTCCCGCCATTTCCTCATCCCGTATTCCGGGCACGCAATTTCCCAGGAGAGCCGACGTGAAATTCCTGGCCATCACCCTGATCACGGACGGCACGGACCCGGCGACGGGCGCCCCGACCCCCACGCGCGAGCGGTTCCGCCAGGTGGTCTCCGCCGCCCTGCAGGCGGAGGAGCTCGGCTTCGACGGGTTCGGGGTCGGGGAGCGCCACGAGCGGCCGTTCCTGTCGTCCTCGCCGCCCGTGGTGCTCTCCCACATCGCGGCCCTGACCCGGCGCATCCGGCTGTACACCGCCGTGACCACCCTGAGCCTGCTCGACCCGGTGCGGGCGTACGAGGACTACGCGACGCTCGACCACCTCAGCGACGGCAGGCTCGAGCTGATGATCGGCAAGGGGAACGGCACCGCGCAGCGCGAGCTGTTCGACGTGAGCTCCGAGGACCAGTGGGAGCGCAACTCGGAGGGCTACGAGCTGTTCCGCCGGATCTGGAGCGAGGACAAGGTGACGGCGCGGCCCCGCTTCCGGCCCGCGCTGACCGGCGCCGAGGTGCTGCCCCGGCCGTACCAGCAGACGCTGCGGGTGTGGCACGGCAGTGCCACGAGCCGGGAGTCCGTGGATCTCGCGGCGCGCTACGGCGACCCGCTCTTCTCCGCGAACGTCACCCACCCGATCGGCCCGTACGCCGAGCTGATCCGCCACTACCGCGAGCGCTGGGAGCACTACGGGCACGATCCGGCCCACGCGGTCGTGGGCGCGGGCACCGCGGGCTTCCACACGGCGCCCACCTCACAGGGCGCGGTGGCCGCGTACCGGCCGGCCTTCGCGCGCTACCTCGCCGCCCACGCCGCCCAGGGCCTGGATCCGGTGTTCCCGACCCTGGAGGACTTCGTCGAGCGGAGCTCGGCCTTGATCGGCAGCCCCGGGCAGGTGATCGAGAAGGTGCACCGCTACCACGCGGAGTTCGGCCACACGGTCCTGCACCTCCAGGCCGAGCCGGGCGGGCTGACCGAGACCCAGCACCGCGACTCCCTCGCGCTGTTCCAGTCGGACATAGCGCCGACGCTGCGCCGCTCGATTCCGGACCCCGCCTTCACCTGAGCCGGCGAAGGAGAGTTGACAGAAGCACTCCCCTGCACCACCCTTTCACTACTTGCCTAGTGAAAGGGTGGTGTTTGTCGTGCTGGAGTACCGCATCGATCGTCGCAGCGGCATCGCCACGTACCTGCAGATCGTCCAGCAGACCAAACAGGCCCTGCGCCTGGGCCTGTTGGAGCCGGGCGACAAACTGCCGACCGCACGCGAGGTCGTCGAGGCCACCGCCATCAACCCGAACACCGTCCTGAAGGCCTACCGCGAGCTGGAGCGCGAAGGGCTCGTCGAGGCGAAGCGGGGCCTGGGCACCTTCATCCGCAAGT
Protein-coding sequences here:
- a CDS encoding GNAT family N-acetyltransferase, encoding MPTTSTTSTTSTSPAPSHVTPAPPVAPHVLDNPAWASLSGAHAAFAVRAGAHAARYEPDVAVFSAIADPADARSWEGLRSLAGPGGTVSLSGVLTPPPGWETVWSGRGVQLVDTSLGAEPAPEAVRLGAADVPEVLELIELTKPGPFLPRTIELGTYLGIRHRGRLVAMAGERLRPPGWTEISAVCTHPGFRGRGLATRLVRAVAAGIRDRGDVPFLHTAAENTDAVRLYESIGFTVRHRPFFLAFRAPGGADDIAATRI
- a CDS encoding LLM class flavin-dependent oxidoreductase — translated: MKFLAITLITDGTDPATGAPTPTRERFRQVVSAALQAEELGFDGFGVGERHERPFLSSSPPVVLSHIAALTRRIRLYTAVTTLSLLDPVRAYEDYATLDHLSDGRLELMIGKGNGTAQRELFDVSSEDQWERNSEGYELFRRIWSEDKVTARPRFRPALTGAEVLPRPYQQTLRVWHGSATSRESVDLAARYGDPLFSANVTHPIGPYAELIRHYRERWEHYGHDPAHAVVGAGTAGFHTAPTSQGAVAAYRPAFARYLAAHAAQGLDPVFPTLEDFVERSSALIGSPGQVIEKVHRYHAEFGHTVLHLQAEPGGLTETQHRDSLALFQSDIAPTLRRSIPDPAFT
- a CDS encoding GntR family transcriptional regulator produces the protein MLEYRIDRRSGIATYLQIVQQTKQALRLGLLEPGDKLPTAREVVEATAINPNTVLKAYRELEREGLVEAKRGLGTFIRKSLGGAPAESPLRAELADWARRAREAGMERDDAAALFSAVLEEHFKGDEDA